DNA from candidate division KSB1 bacterium:
ATCAGAATGAGTTAGAATCAAGGTTGTACAAAAAGATTGAAGACCCTGACAGGCTTCAGAACCCTGTCAGGGTTATGGTTTTAACGGAAACGAAAATTGAACATTTCAAAACTCCGCCAGGACGCACGAAAAATATTCGACGCCGGTTTGCAGGCGGTCGACCCTAAAGTGGCGGTCCACAAATATCTAAAACAAGAATCTGAGCGTTTACGAGTCGGAGAGCAAACTTATCAGCTCTCCGATTTTAATAATATCTTTGTGGTCGGTGCCGGAAAAGCCGGCGCACCCATGGCGGCGGCTGTTGAAGAAGCCTTAGGTGATAAACTTTCTGCTGGCGTTATCAACGTTAAATATGGCCACACGGAGCCTTTAAATAAAATAAAAATTAACGAGGCGGGTCACCCGGTTCCCGATCAAGCGGGATTGTGGGGCACCCTCGAAATCGTCGGGCTTCTTGAGGACGCAGGAAAAAATGATCTCGTTATTTGTTTGATTTCAGGCGGCGGTTCGGCGCTTTTGCCTTTGCCGGTGGACGGCATTTCTCTCGCGGAAAAACAAGAACTGACCGAGAAATTGCTAGCTTGCGGAGCAACCATTAATGAAATTAACACCATTCGGAAACATATTTCGAAAATTAAAGGAGGGCAGCTTGCGCGAATTGCTTTCCCGGCAACTCTCATTACCCTTATTCTCTCAGACGTCGTTGGCGACCCTCTGGATGCCATCGCCTCAGGACCTGCAGTGCCGGATACCTCGACTTTTCAGGATGTAAAGGATATTCTTTCTCGCTACGGAATTTGGCATGACATACCGAACCCTATTCAGTCGCATATTCAAAAAGGAATAAACGGAGAAATCCCTGAAACGCCAAAGTCCGGGGCTGAGATCTTTTCGAAAACTCAAAATATTATCATCGGCAGCAATACTCAAGCGGTTTTGGCTGCAAAAAATGAAGCTCAAAACCTCGGGTACAACACTTTGATGCTTTCCAGTTTGATGGAAGGTGAAACTAAAGAAGTTGCGGGCGTTCATGCGGCGATTGCAAAAGAAATTCTAAAGACGGGTAATCCGGTTAAACCGCCGGCCTGTCTGATTTCAGGTGGCGAGACCACCGTGACCTTGCGCGGAGACGGAAAAGGCGGCCGCAATCAGGAATTTGTTCTTGCCGCAGCCATCGATATTTCCGGGTTGGAACCCGTGGTCATTTTAAGCGGCGGCACCGACGGCACCGACGGCCCGACCGACGCAGCCGGGGCAATCTGCGACGGGCAAACAATAAGCAAAGCCAAAAAGAAGGGCATGAACGCGATGGGATATCTTTCTAAAAATGATTCTTACTCATTTTTTAAACCTCTCAATGATTTGTTAATGACAGGCCCCACGAAAACCAACGTCATGGATTTGCGGATTATTTTAGCAGGAGACGTGTAGATGCGCCGAACCAAGATCGTTTGCACAATCGGCCCCGTCAGTGATTCCGAAGAAGTACTGGGGAAACTCATGGATGCCGGCATGAATGTGGCGCGGCTGAACTTCTCTCATGGTACGCATGAGCAGCATCAAACCGTCATTGAGCGGATTCGCAAAGTTGCTGCTGAGAAAGACAAACCTATTGCAATCCTTCAGGACCTTGCTGGTCCAAAAATCCGAATTAGAGATTTTAAAGATGGTTTCATTAACCTTACGCCAGGTGAAACATTTACTTTGACCACGGAGGATATTGCCGGGGATAAATTGCGGGTGTCAGTCACCTATTCTAAACTCCCGCATGAAGTAAAGGCAGACGATGTGATTCTGCTGGCGGACGGTTCAATTCAACTGCAAGTTAAGAAAACCGATTCGAGGAGCGTTGTCTGTGAGGTTGTGGTTGGGGGAGAATTGTCTTCCAAAAAAGGCATCAACTTACCCGGCAGCTCCCTGTCTGTAGAAGCGCTCACTGCAAAAGATCGTGAGGACTTGAAATTTGGTTTAGAGCATAATGTCGATTACGTCGCTATGTCTTTCGTGCGGCGGCAGGAAGATATTCAGCAAATCACCAAGATAATGAAGGGAAACAAAAAGCCAGTTCCTATCATCGCTAAAATCGAGAAACACGAAGCCCTAGAAAACATCGATGACATCCTCAAAGTGGTTGACGGAATTATGGT
Protein-coding regions in this window:
- the pyk gene encoding pyruvate kinase, producing the protein MRRTKIVCTIGPVSDSEEVLGKLMDAGMNVARLNFSHGTHEQHQTVIERIRKVAAEKDKPIAILQDLAGPKIRIRDFKDGFINLTPGETFTLTTEDIAGDKLRVSVTYSKLPHEVKADDVILLADGSIQLQVKKTDSRSVVCEVVVGGELSSKKGINLPGSSLSVEALTAKDREDLKFGLEHNVDYVAMSFVRRQEDIQQITKIMKGNKKPVPIIAKIEKHEALENIDDILKVVDGIMVARGDLAVETPLESVPLAQKMLIRKCNQASKPVITATQMLKSMVDNPRPTRAEANDVANAVIDGTDAVMLSEETTIGNFPVEAVQTMVRIIEVTESSELVEHQRFRHDYTEATSISHAVSHAAYEMAKDLKAGAILTPTQSGSTARMVSSYRPDQVIIALCPDEAVVRRLNLIWGVYPFLAEGYLTAEEMIEQAKDKALSSGLVNFDDVVVITAGVPIGISGTTNLIRAEVLK
- a CDS encoding glycerate kinase, which gives rise to MNISKLRQDARKIFDAGLQAVDPKVAVHKYLKQESERLRVGEQTYQLSDFNNIFVVGAGKAGAPMAAAVEEALGDKLSAGVINVKYGHTEPLNKIKINEAGHPVPDQAGLWGTLEIVGLLEDAGKNDLVICLISGGGSALLPLPVDGISLAEKQELTEKLLACGATINEINTIRKHISKIKGGQLARIAFPATLITLILSDVVGDPLDAIASGPAVPDTSTFQDVKDILSRYGIWHDIPNPIQSHIQKGINGEIPETPKSGAEIFSKTQNIIIGSNTQAVLAAKNEAQNLGYNTLMLSSLMEGETKEVAGVHAAIAKEILKTGNPVKPPACLISGGETTVTLRGDGKGGRNQEFVLAAAIDISGLEPVVILSGGTDGTDGPTDAAGAICDGQTISKAKKKGMNAMGYLSKNDSYSFFKPLNDLLMTGPTKTNVMDLRIILAGDV